A single window of Archangium gephyra DNA harbors:
- a CDS encoding phosphatase PAP2 family protein has product MRAVDVVMVVSCAFAALTLLGPARWAPGSSKSIVYFSVFALGPLVLRTLESYFPQHRLLAFVANFWLLPVIGLSHEVLSPLVTALTPVLRDAQLAAMDQRLFGAQAAVVLGHLVPPWLTDILMLCYYGHFVWPLMLGVVLYFTGRHEAFDEYLLALSLFFTFNYLFYALVPAIGPRYFLYFAFDQPLQGVWVTSFLDSVMRLPGFARDCFPSGHTGTTLLVFVYAKRFAPRYFRVMLVPGLLLIAATLVGRFHYATDLVCAVPLVAVVVGLAVGWGRTFARRDPVARPVTMDAIVRP; this is encoded by the coding sequence TTGCGAGCAGTCGACGTTGTCATGGTCGTCTCGTGCGCATTCGCCGCTCTGACGCTCCTGGGCCCGGCCCGCTGGGCCCCTGGCTCCTCGAAGTCCATCGTCTACTTCTCCGTCTTCGCGCTCGGCCCCCTGGTCCTGCGCACCCTGGAGTCCTACTTCCCCCAGCACCGGTTGCTGGCCTTCGTGGCCAACTTCTGGCTGCTGCCGGTGATCGGCCTCAGTCACGAGGTGCTCAGCCCCCTGGTGACCGCCCTCACCCCGGTGCTGCGGGATGCCCAGCTGGCCGCCATGGATCAGCGGCTGTTCGGGGCCCAGGCCGCGGTGGTGCTCGGGCACCTGGTGCCGCCCTGGCTCACCGACATCCTGATGCTCTGCTACTACGGCCACTTCGTCTGGCCGCTGATGCTGGGCGTGGTGCTGTACTTCACCGGCCGCCACGAAGCCTTCGACGAGTACCTGCTCGCGCTCAGCCTCTTCTTCACCTTCAACTACCTCTTCTACGCCCTGGTGCCGGCCATCGGCCCGCGCTACTTCCTCTACTTCGCCTTCGACCAGCCGCTCCAGGGCGTGTGGGTGACGTCCTTCCTGGACTCGGTGATGCGCCTGCCGGGGTTCGCGCGGGACTGCTTCCCCTCGGGCCACACGGGGACCACCCTGCTGGTGTTCGTGTACGCGAAGCGCTTCGCGCCCCGCTACTTCCGGGTGATGCTGGTGCCGGGCCTGTTGCTCATCGCCGCCACCCTGGTGGGCCGCTTCCACTACGCCACGGACCTGGTGTGCGCGGTGCCGCTGGTCGCCGTGGTGGTGGGCCTGGCGGTGGGGTGGGGCCGGACGTTCGCCCGGCGCGATCCCGTAGCGCGCCCGGTGACGATGGACGCTATCGTGCGCCCCTGA
- a CDS encoding aminotransferase class I/II-fold pyridoxal phosphate-dependent enzyme: MSDVFEKCRSWKDYRIAKATGLYPYYRAIEESYGATEVQIEGRRIIMVGSNNYLGLSADPRVKEAAIKAVERYGTTCSGSRLLNGTLALHEELEQRLAKFLNREAAVVISTGFQTNLALSSILGRHDIVFADRQNHASLVDGIRLSFATERKYRHNDLEHLEQLLQQAAEKEPKAGKIIITDGVFSMEGDVCDLPRIVELAQKYGARVMTDDAHSMGVLGEKGRGTSEYFGLEKETDLVMGTFSKSFASLGGVLSGPSDVINYIRHKSRSVIFSASMTPATVASALKALEIIEAEPQRRARLLDIAEKMHNGFRAMGFDTGVSVTPVVPVHIGDQVKCFRFWRALHEAGVFANPVIPPAVEAGHALIRTSYMATHTDEQLDRVLDIFEQIGKKLDVIPQTRPSTYTPVQIARPGTMVRNNKASEKWAAASEGTNGYHGLTLDQLSRMSSREVAGKLFDAVETLTWRAANLQPEDLRKLGQMPMKLWEKRANIPGMLLEKGANFFIRNGHEDRS; encoded by the coding sequence ATGAGTGACGTATTCGAGAAGTGCCGGAGCTGGAAGGACTACCGCATCGCCAAGGCCACGGGGCTCTACCCGTACTACCGGGCGATCGAGGAGTCGTACGGTGCCACGGAGGTCCAGATCGAGGGCCGCCGTATCATCATGGTGGGCTCGAACAACTACCTGGGCCTGAGCGCGGACCCCCGCGTGAAGGAAGCGGCCATCAAGGCGGTGGAGCGCTACGGCACCACGTGCTCCGGCTCGCGCCTGCTCAACGGCACCCTGGCGCTGCACGAGGAGCTGGAGCAGCGGCTGGCGAAGTTCCTCAACCGCGAGGCCGCGGTGGTCATCTCCACCGGCTTCCAGACGAACCTGGCGCTCTCCTCCATCCTGGGCCGCCACGACATCGTCTTCGCGGACCGGCAGAACCACGCCTCGCTGGTGGATGGCATCCGGCTGTCCTTCGCCACCGAGCGCAAGTACCGCCACAACGACCTGGAGCACCTCGAGCAGCTGCTGCAGCAGGCCGCCGAGAAGGAGCCCAAGGCCGGGAAGATCATCATCACCGACGGCGTGTTCTCGATGGAGGGCGACGTCTGCGACCTGCCCCGCATCGTGGAGCTGGCGCAGAAGTACGGCGCGCGGGTGATGACGGATGACGCCCACTCCATGGGCGTGCTGGGCGAGAAGGGCCGCGGCACCTCGGAGTACTTCGGGCTGGAGAAGGAGACGGACCTCGTGATGGGGACGTTCTCCAAGAGCTTCGCCTCGCTGGGCGGCGTGCTGTCGGGCCCCTCGGACGTCATCAACTACATCCGCCACAAGTCGCGCTCGGTCATCTTCTCCGCGTCCATGACGCCGGCCACGGTGGCCTCGGCGCTCAAGGCGCTGGAGATCATCGAGGCCGAGCCGCAGCGGCGCGCGCGCCTGCTGGACATCGCCGAGAAGATGCACAACGGCTTCCGCGCCATGGGCTTCGACACGGGCGTGTCGGTGACGCCGGTGGTGCCGGTGCACATTGGCGATCAGGTGAAGTGCTTCCGCTTCTGGAGGGCCCTGCACGAGGCGGGCGTGTTCGCCAACCCGGTGATTCCGCCGGCGGTGGAGGCGGGCCACGCCCTCATCCGCACCAGCTACATGGCCACGCACACGGACGAGCAGTTGGACCGGGTGCTCGACATCTTCGAGCAGATTGGCAAGAAGCTGGACGTCATCCCCCAGACGCGGCCCTCCACGTACACCCCGGTGCAGATCGCCCGCCCGGGCACGATGGTGCGCAACAACAAGGCCTCGGAGAAGTGGGCCGCCGCCAGCGAGGGGACGAACGGCTACCACGGCCTCACCCTGGATCAGCTCTCGCGCATGTCCTCGCGCGAGGTGGCCGGCAAGCTGTTCGACGCGGTGGAGACGCTCACCTGGCGCGCCGCGAACCTCCAGCCGGAGGATCTCCGCAAGCTGGGCCAGATGCCGATGAAGCTCTGGGAGAAGCGCGCGAACATCCCCGGCATGCTGCTGGAGAAGGGCGCCAACTTCTTCATCCGCAACGGACACGAGGACAGGAGCTAG
- a CDS encoding class I SAM-dependent methyltransferase, producing MSFFGELYLRSTLPFLSEETTAKEVAYLARRFEALEVPGPVVDLGCGHGRHAARLNARGPLAGRILGLELDALSLQERLPGFPAVRADLRSLPFRTGSLAGAYAWYSTLFVFSDEEHVALLREVARCLRPGGLLVLHTVPYERLASQPEAAFSTRLPDGSLLEERSRFDAVRGRDEATRRLTMPDGRVLSGQYAIRYYPLADLTRLLESTGFSVSWVHGGLEEERPSDTSTDLIVGAGPRLHQTSETVNFRSGSSP from the coding sequence GTGAGCTTCTTCGGCGAACTCTACCTCCGCTCCACTCTGCCGTTCCTTTCCGAGGAGACGACGGCGAAGGAGGTGGCGTATCTCGCGAGGCGCTTCGAGGCGCTCGAGGTGCCCGGGCCGGTGGTGGACCTGGGCTGTGGCCATGGCCGGCATGCCGCGCGCCTGAATGCCCGGGGGCCTCTGGCGGGCCGGATCCTCGGCCTGGAGCTGGACGCGCTGTCCCTCCAGGAGCGGCTGCCCGGCTTCCCCGCGGTGCGAGCGGACCTCCGCTCCCTTCCATTCCGGACGGGCTCGCTGGCGGGCGCCTACGCCTGGTACTCGACGCTCTTCGTCTTCTCGGACGAGGAGCACGTGGCGCTGCTGCGCGAGGTGGCGCGGTGCCTGCGGCCCGGCGGCCTGCTGGTGCTGCACACCGTTCCGTATGAGCGGCTCGCGTCACAACCCGAGGCCGCCTTCTCCACCCGGTTGCCGGACGGCAGCCTGCTCGAGGAGCGGAGCCGCTTCGACGCGGTGCGTGGTCGTGATGAGGCGACCCGGAGGCTCACGATGCCGGATGGACGTGTTCTGTCGGGCCAGTACGCCATTCGGTACTATCCGCTTGCGGATCTGACCCGGCTGTTGGAATCCACGGGCTTTTCAGTGTCCTGGGTGCACGGCGGGTTGGAGGAGGAGCGGCCCTCGGACACATCGACGGATCTCATCGTGGGAGCCGGGCCGCGGTTGCACCAGACATCCGAAACGGTGAATTTCAGGAGTGGAAGCTCTCCATGA
- a CDS encoding efflux RND transporter permease subunit has translation MADSLRRRGSEAFIRGTLARPWRVLLAFTVLALGGALLAGRLDFRGSFVELLPNETREVQDLNRVAEKAGGDGYLVVRARGAEPEKLRELSNALSRKLETLPEVRYVENHFDVDFFEERGLLLMPTEKLVELRADVDARLRYEKQQAIAVDLLDEADAPPDFDAIVKKYSPDAPMREYLGSADGAEVYLMVKPGGTAGDIVFAQKLVDDVRRVSDEVAQGFPGVTLDYAGAFQARIEEDQVMRKDLSRAAILSAIMAVGIILLATRRLWALAVVGLPVIFGVSLTFAFAELAIGHLNIVTGFLVAILIGLGLEYGIHLAMRYWEERREHPAAEALAEAVRGTFAGALTSALTNAAAFFVLVFAQFEAFKQFGLLAGVGVLLAVLVAYGLGPALLVLAERLRPGRKLAAVHAPEAPARQVLPTPHKRWPTSVIAGLLVAVLGFAAYSVYVLPRVGFETNMRKLRGESPSVVLDDHISEQLGTHLNPAILLVDDLKQAQVVQDVIIEVKTRHGAESTFKQYASLNELLPQDVPAHQEQLAALRATLEKLPEEAQKDPRLENVKKMLEAQPYGAEQLPVEVRRRFEAQDGKGMFLLLFPSVSNHDTRELSAWAAQLDEVIAGAKARGVELAVLDSNRIAARIFSMVRADGPFILWAAASVVFLTILLSLRSFKRACLVAGPLFLGMLCLAGGMYLFDIQLNFINAVVLPNLLAIAVDNSVHLFHRYEEEGPGSLGHVVRNTGFAAVVATLSNAAGYGALLISHHAGLRSIGQIALLGVMCTFLGTTVFFPAMLALLERWKDRKRDGGMIRSLDIGVKEPATEPGERKSA, from the coding sequence GTGGCTGACTCTCTTCGACGGCGTGGGTCCGAGGCCTTCATCCGGGGAACGCTCGCCCGGCCCTGGCGGGTGTTGCTGGCGTTCACGGTGCTGGCACTCGGCGGCGCGCTGCTGGCCGGACGGCTGGACTTCCGCGGCTCCTTCGTGGAACTGCTGCCCAACGAGACCCGCGAAGTCCAGGATCTGAACCGGGTGGCCGAGAAGGCCGGCGGTGACGGCTACCTCGTGGTGCGCGCGCGCGGCGCCGAGCCCGAGAAGCTGCGGGAGCTCTCCAACGCGCTGTCCCGGAAGCTCGAGACGCTTCCCGAGGTGCGCTACGTGGAGAACCACTTCGACGTGGACTTCTTCGAGGAGCGCGGCCTGCTGCTGATGCCCACGGAGAAGCTCGTGGAGCTGCGCGCGGACGTGGACGCGCGGCTGCGCTACGAGAAGCAGCAGGCCATCGCGGTGGATCTGCTCGACGAGGCGGACGCGCCGCCGGACTTCGACGCCATCGTCAAGAAGTACAGCCCGGACGCGCCCATGCGCGAGTACCTCGGCAGCGCGGACGGCGCCGAGGTGTACCTGATGGTGAAGCCGGGCGGCACCGCGGGCGACATCGTCTTCGCGCAGAAGCTGGTGGACGACGTGAGGCGCGTGTCCGACGAGGTGGCCCAGGGCTTTCCCGGGGTGACGCTGGACTACGCCGGCGCCTTCCAGGCTCGCATCGAGGAGGACCAGGTGATGCGCAAGGATCTGTCGCGCGCCGCCATCCTCTCGGCGATCATGGCGGTGGGCATCATCCTGCTGGCCACGCGGCGGCTGTGGGCGCTGGCGGTGGTGGGCCTGCCCGTCATCTTCGGCGTGTCGCTGACGTTCGCCTTCGCGGAGCTGGCCATCGGCCACCTCAACATCGTCACGGGCTTCCTGGTGGCCATCCTCATCGGCCTGGGCCTGGAGTACGGCATCCACCTGGCCATGCGCTACTGGGAGGAGCGGCGCGAGCACCCGGCCGCCGAGGCGCTGGCCGAGGCCGTGCGCGGCACCTTCGCCGGGGCGCTCACCTCGGCGCTGACGAACGCGGCCGCCTTCTTCGTGCTCGTGTTCGCCCAGTTCGAGGCCTTCAAGCAGTTCGGCCTGCTGGCCGGCGTGGGCGTGCTGCTGGCGGTGCTGGTGGCGTACGGGCTGGGCCCGGCGCTGCTGGTGCTCGCCGAGCGTCTGCGCCCGGGGCGCAAGCTGGCCGCCGTCCATGCGCCCGAGGCTCCGGCGCGGCAGGTGCTGCCCACGCCCCACAAGCGCTGGCCCACGTCCGTCATCGCCGGCCTGCTGGTGGCGGTGCTCGGCTTCGCGGCGTACTCCGTCTACGTGCTGCCGCGCGTGGGCTTCGAGACGAACATGCGCAAGCTCCGGGGCGAGTCGCCCTCGGTCGTGCTCGATGACCACATCAGCGAGCAGCTCGGCACGCACCTCAACCCGGCCATCCTCCTGGTGGACGACCTGAAGCAGGCCCAGGTGGTCCAGGACGTCATCATCGAGGTGAAGACGCGCCACGGCGCGGAGTCCACCTTCAAGCAGTACGCCTCGCTCAACGAGCTGCTGCCCCAGGACGTGCCGGCGCACCAGGAGCAGCTGGCCGCCCTGCGCGCGACGCTGGAGAAGCTGCCCGAGGAGGCCCAGAAGGATCCGCGCCTGGAGAACGTGAAGAAGATGCTGGAGGCCCAGCCCTACGGGGCGGAGCAGCTGCCCGTCGAGGTGCGCCGCCGCTTCGAGGCGCAGGACGGCAAGGGCATGTTCCTGCTGCTGTTCCCCTCGGTGTCCAACCACGACACGCGGGAGCTGTCGGCCTGGGCCGCGCAGCTCGACGAGGTGATCGCCGGGGCCAAGGCCCGGGGCGTGGAGCTCGCGGTGTTGGATAGCAACCGGATCGCCGCCCGCATCTTCTCGATGGTGCGCGCGGATGGCCCCTTCATCCTCTGGGCGGCCGCGTCGGTGGTCTTCTTGACGATCCTCCTCAGCCTGCGCAGCTTCAAGAGGGCCTGCCTGGTGGCCGGCCCTCTGTTCCTGGGCATGCTCTGCCTGGCCGGAGGCATGTACCTCTTCGACATCCAGCTGAACTTCATCAACGCCGTGGTGCTCCCCAACCTGCTCGCCATCGCCGTGGACAACTCGGTGCACCTCTTCCACCGGTATGAGGAAGAGGGCCCCGGCTCCCTGGGCCATGTGGTGCGCAACACGGGCTTCGCGGCGGTGGTGGCCACGCTGTCCAATGCGGCCGGTTACGGCGCTCTGTTGATCTCTCATCACGCCGGTTTGAGGTCGATTGGCCAGATTGCACTTCTGGGTGTCATGTGCACCTTCCTGGGCACGACGGTCTTCTTTCCAGCGATGCTGGCTTTGCTGGAGCGCTGGAAGGACCGGAAGAGGGATGGGGGCATGATTCGGAGCCTGGACATCGGGGTGAAAGAGCCCGCCACCGAACCGGGGGAGCGAAAGTCTGCGTGA
- a CDS encoding MlaC/ttg2D family ABC transporter substrate-binding protein, whose amino-acid sequence MFASLLAAVLLAAAPAPLEVVKSGNTEVQKIITSKGATAEQLSKTVDRFVDWGELSKRALGGPWDKLTPAQRKDFSETMQGLLRASYAQKAFSQGRALIQYGKESIQGNEATVDTKVIMSRDRLPVRYKLFRADDKSEWRIYDIVTDDISLLETYQGQFKKILADKGFDGLLATLKSKRAQLEKSLK is encoded by the coding sequence ATGTTCGCTTCCCTGCTCGCCGCCGTGCTGCTCGCCGCCGCACCCGCTCCGCTCGAGGTCGTGAAGTCGGGCAACACCGAGGTCCAGAAGATCATCACGTCCAAGGGGGCCACCGCGGAGCAGCTCTCCAAGACGGTGGACCGTTTCGTGGACTGGGGTGAGCTCTCCAAGAGGGCCCTCGGCGGGCCGTGGGACAAGCTGACGCCCGCCCAGCGCAAGGACTTCTCGGAGACGATGCAGGGCCTGCTGCGGGCCTCCTACGCCCAGAAGGCGTTCAGCCAGGGCAGGGCGCTGATCCAGTACGGCAAGGAGTCCATCCAGGGCAACGAGGCCACCGTGGACACCAAGGTGATCATGAGCCGGGACCGGCTCCCCGTGCGCTACAAGCTCTTCCGCGCGGACGACAAGAGCGAGTGGCGCATCTACGACATCGTCACGGACGACATCTCGCTCCTGGAGACGTACCAGGGCCAGTTCAAGAAGATCCTCGCCGACAAGGGCTTCGACGGGCTGTTGGCCACCCTGAAGTCCAAGCGGGCGCAGCTCGAGAAGTCGCTCAAGTAA
- a CDS encoding hydroxymethylglutaryl-CoA lyase — MDSNEHRRPRVTGLGNLPEQVDVYEVGPRDGLQNELRTLPTRDKARLIEALIAAGEKRIEVTSFVSPKWIPQLADAEELLRLVGRREGVTFSALVPNLKGLTRAKEAGLEEAAVFISASEAHSKKNINKTIAEAVAEARQTTEAALKAGLRVRGYLSTVWGCPYEGDVPVSRVVEISRALLDGGIYQLSLGDTIGVGTPRQTDTLLNALLEYVPVEKLALHLHDTRGTALANALVGLQLGVKTFDASIGGLGGCPYAPGAAGNLATEDLVYMLHGMGVKTGIQLDKLVEAGMVAQELIGRKLAGKFLQAALGEREKKANRRATT; from the coding sequence GTGGACTCGAACGAACATCGCCGCCCGCGCGTGACCGGGCTCGGCAACTTGCCGGAACAGGTGGACGTCTACGAGGTGGGTCCTCGTGACGGCTTGCAGAACGAATTGCGCACGCTGCCCACTCGCGACAAGGCGCGCCTCATCGAGGCGCTGATCGCGGCGGGGGAGAAGCGCATCGAGGTGACCTCCTTCGTGTCACCCAAGTGGATTCCGCAGCTCGCCGACGCGGAGGAGCTGCTGCGTCTGGTGGGGCGGCGCGAGGGCGTCACCTTCTCGGCCCTGGTGCCCAACCTCAAGGGCCTGACGCGCGCCAAGGAGGCGGGCCTGGAGGAAGCGGCCGTCTTCATCTCCGCGTCCGAGGCCCACTCGAAGAAGAACATCAACAAGACCATCGCCGAGGCGGTGGCCGAGGCGAGGCAGACGACCGAGGCCGCGCTGAAGGCGGGGCTGCGGGTGCGCGGCTACCTGTCCACGGTGTGGGGCTGCCCCTATGAGGGCGACGTTCCCGTCTCCCGCGTGGTGGAGATCAGCCGGGCCCTGCTGGACGGTGGCATCTACCAGCTCAGCCTGGGTGACACGATCGGGGTGGGGACGCCGCGGCAGACGGACACCCTGCTCAACGCGCTGCTCGAGTACGTGCCGGTGGAGAAGCTGGCCCTGCACCTGCACGACACGCGCGGCACCGCCCTGGCCAACGCCCTCGTGGGCCTGCAGCTGGGCGTGAAGACCTTCGACGCGAGCATCGGCGGACTGGGCGGTTGCCCCTACGCCCCGGGCGCCGCGGGAAACCTCGCCACCGAGGATCTCGTCTACATGCTCCATGGCATGGGTGTGAAGACGGGCATCCAGCTCGACAAGCTCGTCGAGGCCGGCATGGTCGCCCAGGAGCTCATCGGCCGGAAGCTCGCGGGCAAGTTCCTCCAAGCGGCCCTGGGCGAGCGCGAGAAGAAGGCGAATCGCCGGGCCACCACCTGA
- a CDS encoding polyprenyl synthetase family protein produces the protein MSWAKTVQYQTQVVLHQILELEDERHLDPAWNKVLEQVRSYSLRPSKRIRPGLVLVGYALGRGDTRAPSGLWRFAAATELLHTFMLIHDDVADQADTRRGGAALHKMLGEGRLGENLAIVIGDHLYGRSLEVMLGCNLPDADVATRYFLKVCRYTAAGQYMDIRLPHQPLAELSIYNALRVAYLKTALYGFTAPLVCGAMLSGGDPELINKLERFGRYVGTAYQLRDDLLGLYGQSSVVGKPTDSDLAQGKRTFPLLAAYLRATPEARQELETLCIPGPKDETMLQRARELVEQHEGRAATERLIERSTNAASRILQSLPEAGGLKQMLRDLLQMLMIREA, from the coding sequence GTGTCCTGGGCCAAGACGGTGCAGTATCAGACGCAGGTGGTGCTGCATCAGATCCTGGAGCTCGAGGACGAGCGCCACCTGGATCCGGCATGGAACAAGGTGCTGGAGCAGGTGCGCAGCTACAGTCTGCGGCCCTCCAAGCGCATCCGTCCGGGCCTGGTGCTGGTGGGCTACGCCCTGGGCCGCGGCGACACCCGGGCGCCCTCGGGCCTGTGGCGGTTCGCGGCGGCCACGGAGCTGCTGCACACCTTCATGCTGATCCACGATGACGTCGCGGATCAGGCGGACACGCGCCGCGGCGGCGCCGCACTTCACAAGATGCTCGGCGAGGGAAGGCTGGGGGAGAACCTCGCGATCGTGATCGGAGATCACCTCTACGGGCGCTCGCTCGAGGTGATGCTGGGCTGCAACCTGCCGGACGCGGACGTGGCCACGCGCTACTTCCTCAAGGTGTGCCGCTACACCGCCGCCGGGCAGTACATGGACATCCGGCTGCCGCACCAGCCGCTGGCCGAGCTGTCCATCTACAACGCGCTGCGCGTGGCCTACCTCAAGACGGCCCTCTACGGCTTCACCGCGCCGCTGGTGTGCGGCGCCATGCTCTCCGGTGGAGATCCGGAGCTCATCAACAAGCTGGAGCGTTTCGGCCGCTACGTGGGCACCGCCTACCAGCTGCGTGACGATCTGCTCGGCCTGTACGGACAGTCCTCCGTGGTGGGCAAGCCCACGGACTCGGACCTGGCGCAGGGCAAGCGCACCTTCCCGCTGCTGGCCGCGTACCTGCGCGCCACGCCCGAGGCCCGCCAGGAGTTGGAGACGCTCTGCATCCCCGGCCCCAAGGACGAGACGATGCTGCAGCGCGCCCGGGAGCTCGTGGAGCAGCACGAGGGCCGCGCCGCCACCGAGCGCCTCATCGAGCGCTCCACCAACGCCGCCTCCCGCATCCTCCAGAGCCTGCCCGAGGCCGGCGGTCTCAAGCAGATGCTGCGCGATCTGCTCCAGATGCTGATGATCCGCGAGGCCTGA
- a CDS encoding class I fructose-bisphosphate aldolase encodes MAYTDRVKQILSWYPSDNPGTLTNLARLLNTGTLAGTGKMVILPVDQGFEHGPARSFAPNPAGYDPDYHIQLAIDSGCNAYAAPLGFLESVAGKYAGEIPLILKLNNSDTLGKPEHPMSAVTGSVKDAVRLGCVAIGYTIYPGSGYRNEQYEALRDLIAEAKDHGLPTVLWAYPRGSISKEGEQAIDVISYAAQISAQLGAHVIKVKPPKDFLEQAEAKKVYEKFNIPTKTMSDRIRDVVKSAFNGKRIVIFSGGESKTTEDLLEEIRQIAAGGGFGSIMGRNAFQRPHDESVKLLKDVMNIFKNAK; translated from the coding sequence ATGGCGTATACCGACCGCGTCAAGCAGATCCTCTCGTGGTACCCGTCCGACAACCCCGGCACGCTGACCAACCTGGCCCGCCTGCTCAACACCGGTACGCTCGCCGGCACCGGGAAGATGGTCATCCTCCCGGTGGATCAGGGCTTCGAGCACGGCCCGGCCCGCTCCTTCGCCCCCAACCCGGCGGGCTATGATCCGGACTACCACATCCAGCTCGCCATCGACTCCGGCTGCAACGCCTACGCCGCGCCCCTGGGCTTCCTGGAGTCCGTGGCCGGCAAGTACGCCGGTGAGATCCCGCTGATCCTCAAGCTCAACAACTCGGACACGCTGGGCAAGCCCGAGCACCCCATGTCCGCCGTCACCGGCTCCGTGAAGGACGCGGTGCGTCTGGGCTGCGTGGCCATCGGCTACACCATCTACCCGGGCTCCGGTTACCGCAACGAGCAGTACGAGGCCCTGCGCGATCTGATCGCCGAGGCCAAGGATCACGGCCTGCCCACCGTGCTGTGGGCCTACCCCCGCGGCAGCATCTCCAAGGAGGGTGAGCAGGCCATCGACGTCATCTCCTACGCGGCGCAGATCAGCGCGCAGCTCGGCGCCCACGTCATCAAGGTCAAGCCGCCCAAGGACTTCCTGGAGCAGGCCGAGGCCAAGAAGGTCTACGAGAAGTTCAACATCCCCACCAAGACCATGTCCGATCGCATCCGCGACGTGGTGAAGTCCGCCTTCAACGGCAAGCGCATCGTCATCTTCTCCGGCGGCGAGTCCAAGACCACCGAGGACCTCCTGGAGGAGATCCGTCAGATCGCCGCCGGTGGCGGTTTCGGCTCCATCATGGGCCGCAATGCCTTCCAGCGGCCCCACGACGAGTCCGTGAAGCTGCTCAAGGACGTGATGAACATCTTCAAGAACGCCAAGTAA
- a CDS encoding aminotransferase class I/II-fold pyridoxal phosphate-dependent enzyme, translating into MSRQILAGRVAHLGTTVFSEFSALALKHGAMNLGQGFPDFDGPEAVKEAARKAITDGVNQYAPSPGLRELRVAIAEHGARFHGHTGIDPDTMVTVTSGATEAILCVMLGLVDPGDEVVLFEPFYDSYDANVRFIGARARYVPLRPPDGSHATWWFDRDEVRAAFGPRTRLLVLNSPHNPTGKVFTREELEFLGGLCAEHEVKVLSDEVYEHILFGPARHVRPATLPSLAERTLTVSSAGKSFSLTGWKIGWVIAPPALRDAVQRAHQFVTFATASPLQAASAAALRQPDTYFQELGALYSAKRARLLAGLAEAGLKAYAPEGSYFIIADISGRGFADDVAFCRHLVTEVGVAAIPPSVFYSPEHKHLGQGMARFAFCKTEAVLDEAVRRLKAGLARAR; encoded by the coding sequence ATGAGCAGGCAGATCCTCGCGGGCCGCGTGGCCCATCTCGGTACCACCGTCTTCTCCGAGTTCAGCGCGCTGGCCCTCAAGCATGGGGCCATGAACCTGGGGCAGGGCTTCCCGGACTTCGACGGGCCCGAGGCCGTGAAGGAAGCCGCTCGCAAGGCCATCACCGACGGGGTGAACCAGTACGCCCCCAGTCCCGGTCTGCGCGAGCTGCGCGTGGCCATCGCCGAGCACGGCGCGCGCTTCCACGGCCACACCGGCATCGATCCGGACACCATGGTGACCGTCACCAGCGGTGCCACCGAGGCCATCCTCTGCGTGATGCTGGGCCTGGTGGATCCCGGTGACGAGGTGGTCCTCTTCGAGCCCTTCTACGACTCGTATGACGCCAACGTCCGCTTCATCGGGGCCAGGGCGCGCTACGTGCCGCTGCGCCCGCCGGATGGCTCGCACGCCACGTGGTGGTTCGATCGCGATGAGGTGCGCGCGGCCTTTGGCCCCCGCACGCGGCTGCTCGTCCTCAACTCGCCCCACAACCCCACCGGCAAGGTGTTCACCCGCGAGGAGCTCGAGTTCCTCGGCGGCCTGTGCGCTGAACACGAGGTGAAGGTGCTCTCGGACGAGGTGTACGAGCACATCCTCTTCGGCCCGGCGCGTCATGTGCGGCCCGCCACGCTGCCCTCGCTGGCGGAGCGGACCCTGACGGTGAGCAGCGCCGGCAAGTCCTTCAGCCTCACCGGGTGGAAGATCGGCTGGGTCATCGCGCCGCCGGCCCTGCGTGACGCGGTGCAGCGAGCCCACCAGTTCGTGACGTTCGCCACGGCCTCGCCGCTGCAGGCGGCCTCGGCGGCGGCGCTGCGGCAGCCGGACACGTACTTCCAGGAGCTGGGCGCCCTGTACTCGGCGAAGCGGGCGCGGCTGCTGGCGGGACTCGCGGAGGCGGGGCTGAAGGCGTACGCGCCCGAGGGCAGCTACTTCATCATCGCGGACATCTCGGGCAGGGGCTTCGCGGATGACGTGGCCTTCTGCCGGCACCTCGTGACGGAGGTGGGAGTAGCGGCCATCCCTCCGAGTGTTTTCTATAGTCCCGAGCACAAGCACCTGGGGCAGGGGATGGCGCGCTTCGCCTTCTGCAAGACGGAAGCTGTCCTGGATGAAGCGGTGCGCCGGTTGAAGGCCGGGCTGGCTCGGGCCCGCTGA